The Edaphobacter flagellatus sequence ATGAGGTTCCGGCGCTGATCGAAGCGGTGGGCGGCAGAGATGTCTTCATCAACAAGCTTGACGGACTTTTCGACAACAAGCTTTACGATCCTGGCAACGAGCCCGGTCATCATGTTGCCTATCTTTACGACGAGGCCGGAGCTGCATGGAAGACGCAGCAGCGGCTGTCTTCACTGGTCGCCATCTATAACGACACACCTGCCGGCCTGCCGGGCAACGACGATGCAGGGCAGATGTCGGCGTGGTGGATCTTCTCGGCGCTCGGTTTCTATCCTGTCGCCCCGGGGATTCCGGAGTACTGGATTGGCACGCCGCTCTTTCCCTCGGCCACGCTCCATCTCGCCAATGGAAAGAAGTTCAGCATCACCGCGAAAGATGTCAGCGCGCAGAATATCTACATTCAGTCGGTGCAGTTGAATGGCACACCACTTACGACGCCGCGGATATCGCATGAAGCTATCATGCAGGGTGGCACGCTTGAATTCACGATGGGGCCGCAACCGAATCAAAAGCTCTTCGCCGGTTCGGCGGTGCGTTGAGTTGAGTCTTCATTTGTATAGGTTGCTGTCCATGCATGGACATGGAACCCGGGTTGGGCTTTCTACAATCCTAAAAATCTGAATGGCTTTGCCGGCTGAAAATCCTTCGCAGCGTTTCCGGAAAAAACGTTCTTCTGATTCGTTCCGAGATCCAGTTTCATCACCTTACCCGATGGCGAAAAGTCGATATCGTTCAGGTTCACCCAAAACGTATTCGGTGTAAGTGCAGACTCGAAAAAGTAGATCCTCCGTTTCTGGTCGGCTACTGTGCGCCAGCGCGTCGAAGAGATGTTGGGCTCTTCGGGCGTATTGATTCCATAGGGCACCGACACGTTGCGGATCACGCTGAAGACACTCGCCACGGCAATGTCCGGAGTCTCGTTCTTCGGTATCGCGTTGATGTAAAACATCGCACGAGCAAACCGGTCTGCTGCGCGATTGGTTCCCGGCAAAAACACCGTACCGCCGATATTTCTCCAATACTGTTCCAGCGCCAGCTGCTCTTCAAAGAGCGGCGAATTCGTCATCACCTGATATTTGCGATCGTGGTGAATCACCTGCCTGCCTTTGACATACTCGACAATGGCACTGTCGCCCGTAGCATCGGAGATCGACAGATGCAGCGTCGCCAATCGCGGCTCTCCTGGAACGTTCGCTGTAACTACAGTGAACGGCTCGCCGCTAAGCGCGTCGACGGCTTCCTGCACGGTGCTGAAGTTGTCGAGTACATACTGCGCCCACAACGAGATTGCCAACGGAGGCTTGCGTGCAACATGGGGGTCGGAATATTCGGACTCGACCAGCCACAGCAGGTTGGCGACGAGTCCCTTCTCATTCATTCCGTCTGTCGTTGAAACGTCATACC is a genomic window containing:
- a CDS encoding linear amide C-N hydrolase translates to MRGSRHSLVAGLCVSLSLMQPIEACTRAVYLGSDGMVITARSMDWKVDVGTNLWVLPRGMQRTGEAGPQSVQWTSKYGSVVATGYDVSTTDGMNEKGLVANLLWLVESEYSDPHVARKPPLAISLWAQYVLDNFSTVQEAVDALSGEPFTVVTANVPGEPRLATLHLSISDATGDSAIVEYVKGRQVIHHDRKYQVMTNSPLFEEQLALEQYWRNIGGTVFLPGTNRAADRFARAMFYINAIPKNETPDIAVASVFSVIRNVSVPYGINTPEEPNISSTRWRTVADQKRRIYFFESALTPNTFWVNLNDIDFSPSGKVMKLDLGTNQKNVFSGNAAKDFQPAKPFRFLGL